From Selenomonas sp. AB3002, one genomic window encodes:
- a CDS encoding DUF1349 domain-containing protein, with protein MDWKWVREPGKYLIESDRIEITTMPHTDLWQRTYYHFRNDNAPVLQTETEEKFFSFIVKTDFAESHKRFDQCGIVMYLDSENWLKASVEYENEQFQHLGSVVTNHGYSDWATTAISADIKTMWYRFSRREDDYCIECSADGRLFSQMRVCHMWEGAGRIRFGIYACSPEESSFRAVFTGMKVTDCAWKAHDGQQPD; from the coding sequence ATGGACTGGAAATGGGTCAGAGAACCTGGCAAATACTTGATTGAGTCGGATAGGATAGAAATCACAACAATGCCACATACTGATTTGTGGCAGAGGACATACTATCACTTCCGCAATGATAATGCGCCTGTACTGCAGACAGAAACAGAAGAAAAGTTCTTCTCATTCATTGTGAAGACAGACTTTGCTGAGAGTCATAAGCGATTTGACCAGTGCGGCATTGTTATGTATCTCGATTCGGAGAACTGGCTCAAAGCTTCGGTGGAATATGAGAATGAGCAATTCCAGCATCTTGGTTCTGTAGTTACAAACCATGGATATTCTGATTGGGCTACAACAGCGATATCTGCCGACATTAAAACCATGTGGTATAGATTCAGCCGACGAGAGGATGACTATTGCATAGAATGCTCTGCTGATGGCAGGTTATTTTCTCAGATGCGGGTGTGCCATATGTGGGAAGGGGCAGGAAGAATCAGATTCGGAATTTATGCCTGTAGTCCTGAGGAATCCAGCTTCAGAGCAGTGTTTACTGGCATGAAGGTTACGGATTGTGCCTGGAAGGCTCATGATGGACAACAGCCAGACTAA
- a CDS encoding flavodoxin yields the protein MKKSLDIVLLLLFFLELGGMFLPGLAHELLGCIFLLLVVLHNAANRSFYQHFHEGRNSPHRLVNKASICLFAASLIMLAVSGMALSRNLFSWVQLGEAWNWRSLHLLAAISALVLLFVHLLCHARRYIRGRGFFIASGAAFVLATVGIFGLPYLDRWFHQVKVEKEAIIQGEKAQVSGRVLTVYFSRVGNTDFPPGVDAVSGASIMKDKETLIGNAEMIAAMIHDAAGGDIYAIRTKEKYPADYGATTRVGRKELDENLAPALVGPLPELADYDVVFVVYPLWWHTLPMAVQGFLEHYDLHGKSIIPVVTHGDGGIGESIEKIKKTTGAHLPGEILDIYSSDIPSARQDIAAYLKRMKLD from the coding sequence GTGAAGAAATCACTGGACATTGTATTGCTGCTGTTGTTTTTCCTGGAGTTAGGCGGCATGTTCCTGCCTGGTCTTGCTCATGAACTGCTGGGGTGTATTTTTCTTTTGCTGGTTGTTCTTCATAATGCAGCAAACCGCAGTTTCTACCAGCATTTCCATGAAGGAAGGAACTCACCTCATAGATTGGTGAACAAGGCCAGCATATGCCTTTTTGCCGCAAGTCTCATCATGCTGGCGGTATCTGGCATGGCTTTGTCACGCAACCTCTTTTCGTGGGTGCAATTGGGGGAGGCGTGGAACTGGCGTTCATTGCATTTGCTGGCAGCTATAAGTGCGCTGGTCTTGCTTTTCGTCCATCTGCTGTGCCATGCCAGAAGGTATATACGCGGACGAGGGTTCTTCATTGCTTCGGGAGCGGCCTTTGTCCTGGCTACCGTGGGGATTTTTGGCTTGCCATATCTTGATCGTTGGTTTCATCAGGTAAAGGTGGAGAAAGAAGCCATCATACAAGGGGAGAAGGCCCAAGTATCCGGGCGAGTATTGACGGTGTATTTCAGCCGGGTAGGCAATACGGATTTTCCACCTGGGGTGGATGCGGTATCCGGGGCTTCCATTATGAAGGACAAGGAGACTCTTATCGGCAATGCTGAAATGATTGCGGCCATGATTCATGATGCTGCCGGGGGCGATATTTATGCCATTCGCACCAAGGAAAAGTATCCTGCTGACTATGGTGCTACCACTAGGGTGGGCAGGAAGGAACTGGATGAGAATCTGGCTCCGGCACTGGTGGGGCCGTTGCCTGAGCTGGCAGATTATGATGTGGTCTTTGTAGTGTACCCGCTTTGGTGGCACACCCTGCCTATGGCTGTCCAAGGTTTTTTGGAGCATTATGACTTGCATGGAAAAAGTATCATTCCAGTGGTAACCCACGGTGATGGCGGGATAGGTGAGAGCATCGAGAAAATAAAAAAAACCACCGGGGCACATCTCCCAGGGGAAATTCTTGACATCTATAGCAGCGATATCCCCTCTGCCAGACAGGATATAGCTGCATATTTGAAGCGAATGAAGCTTGATTAG
- a CDS encoding MazG nucleotide pyrophosphohydrolase domain-containing protein, whose product MKQDEVGRLHAIVRRLQSEEGCPWDKVQTHESVKPGCIEEACEVLAGINILRETGKAENLKEELGDLLLQVIFHACLAEKEGLFDLQEVARSAADKMIRRHPHVFHEPLRTSEGEPITDWSEIKKIEKAGREWEEDYLPDALEEGKRLIERAARRKGITLPSEEKL is encoded by the coding sequence ATGAAGCAGGATGAGGTTGGGAGATTACATGCCATAGTGAGAAGGCTGCAATCTGAGGAGGGCTGCCCCTGGGACAAGGTTCAGACACATGAAAGTGTAAAGCCCGGATGTATTGAAGAAGCCTGTGAGGTACTGGCAGGAATCAATATCCTCAGAGAGACTGGCAAGGCTGAGAATCTGAAGGAGGAACTGGGAGACCTGCTGTTGCAGGTGATTTTCCATGCTTGTCTGGCAGAGAAAGAAGGGCTGTTTGACCTGCAGGAGGTGGCGCGTTCTGCCGCTGACAAGATGATTAGGCGGCATCCGCATGTGTTCCATGAACCACTGCGTACATCTGAGGGAGAGCCTATCACTGATTGGTCGGAGATCAAGAAGATAGAGAAAGCTGGCCGGGAATGGGAGGAGGATTACCTGCCGGACGCACTGGAAGAGGGAAAAAGGCTTATTGAGCGTGCTGCCAGGCGTAAAGGGATCACATTGCCGTCAGAAGAAAAGTTATAG